A region from the Microcebus murinus isolate Inina chromosome 3, M.murinus_Inina_mat1.0, whole genome shotgun sequence genome encodes:
- the EGR4 gene encoding early growth response protein 4 → MLHLSEFSGPDALFVKSTEGCCAEPNAELPRLPARDASAAAGYPGAGDFLSWALSSCGAGGDLADSCFLEGPAPTPPPSLSYSGSFFIQAVPEHPHDPETLFNLMSGILGLAPFPGPEAAASRSPLDAPFPTGPDALLPGPPDLYSPDLGAAAFPEAFWEASPSTGAPSQCLYEPQLSPPDVKPGLRAPPASPALDAASAFKGPYAPWELLSVGTPGNCGSQGGYQAVPEARFPSIGTKIEDILSISCPAELPAGSANRLYPTGAYDAFPLAPGDLGEVAEGLPGLLTPPSGEGGSSGDGGEFLAGAQPQLSPLGLRSAAAADFPKPLVADIPGSNGVAAPPVPPPPAPFPPAKARRKGRRGGKCSARCFCPRPHAKAFACPVESCVRSFARSDELNRHLRIHTGHKPFQCRICLRNFSRSDHLTTHVRTHTGEKPFACDVCGRRFARSDEKKRHSKVHLKQKARAEERLKGLGFYSLGLSFAAV, encoded by the exons ATGCTCCACCTTAGCGAGTTTTCCGGCCCCGACGCGCTCTTCGTCAAGTCCACCGAGGGCTGTTGCGCGGAACCTAACGCTGAACTGCCCCGGCTGCCGGCCAGGGACGCTTCCGCGGCTGCTGGCTACCCCGGAG CAGGCGACTTCTTGAGCTGGGCTTTGAGCAGCTGCGGCGCCGGGGGAGACTTAGCCGACTCCTGCTTCTTGGAGGGTCCTGCACCCacaccccctcccagcctcagctATAGCGGTAGCTTCTTCATTCAGGCGGTGCCCGAACACCCGCACGACCCGGAGACACTCTTCAATCTCATGTCGGGCATCTTAGGCTTGGCACCCTTCCCTGGCCCTGAGGCGGCAGCATCCCGGTCCCCGCTGGATGCTCCTTTTCCCACGGGCCCCGACGCCTTGCTACCAGGTCCTCCGGACCTTTACTCCCCGGATCTGGGCGCTGCCGCCTTCCCAGAGGCGTTCTGGGAAGCCTCACCTTCCACAGGCGCCCCCTCGCAGTGCCTGTATGAGCCTCAGCTCTCCCCACCCGACGTCAAGCCGGGTCTCCGGGCGCCTCCGGCCTCTCCAGCGCTGGACGCTGCCTCGGCCTTCAAGGGTCCTTACGCGCCCTGGGAGCTCCTTTCTGTTGGGACCCCAGGGAACTGTGGGTCACAGGGAGGCTACCAGGCGGTCCCCGAGGCTCGTTTCCCCTCAATAGGGACCAAGATTGAGGACATACTGTCCATCAGCTGCCCTGCGGAGCTGCCAGCCGGCTCAGCCAACAGACTCTATCCCACCGGGGCCTACGATGCTTTCCCGCTGGCCCCTGGTGACTTAGGAGAGGTGGCCGAGGGCCTCCCAGGGCTCCTGACCCCTCctagtggggagggagggagtagcGGCGACGGTGGAGAGTTTCTGGCCGGTGCGCAGCCTCAGCTTTCCCCGCTGGGCCTTCGCAGCGCCGCCGCGGCGGACTTCCCAAAACCTCTAGTGGCGGACATCCCTGGAAGCAATGGCGTGGCTGCGCCACCCGTGCCACCGCCGCCCGCCCCGTTTCCCCCAGCCAAGGCGCGGCGCAAGGGGCGCCGGGGCGGCAAGTGTAGCGCGCGCTGCTTCTGCCCGCGGCCGCACGCCAAGGCCTTCGCTTGTCCGGTGGAGAGCTGTGTGCGCAGCTTTGCGCGCTCCGACGAGCTCAACCGCCACCTGCGCATCCACACGGGCCACAAGCCTTTCCAGTGCCGCATCTGCCTCCGCAACTTCAGCCGCAGCGACCACCTCACCACGCACGTGCGCACCCACACCGGCGAGAAGCCGTTTGCCTGCGACGTGTGCGGCCGCCGCTTCGCGCGCAGCGATGAGAAGAAACGGCACAGCAAGGTGCACCTCAAGCAGAAGGCGCGCGCAGAGGAGCGGCTCAAGGGCCTCGGCTTTTACTCGCTGGGCCTCTCCTTCGCCGCCGTGTGA